The following are encoded in a window of Citrobacter freundii genomic DNA:
- the rfaQ gene encoding lipopolysaccharide core heptosyltransferase RfaQ — protein MEKLFRNILVIKMRFHGDMLLTTPVISTLKRNYPDAKIDVLLYEDTKPILSENPEINALYGISKKNATTKKKIANFILLIKKLRQNQYDLVINLTDQWLVALLVRFLTAGTKLSPDFPHRQKPFWQKSFTHLVPITGNHIVERNLSILNPLGLNTINHEMSMHYAPSHWKNIHEQLKQLNVSERYVVIQPTARQIFKCWDNEKFCEVIDALQEQGYPVVLTSGPGKEDQECIHDIAEGCKLSPVTALAGKTTFPELAALIDHAALFIGVDSAPMHISAAVKTPIICLFGATDHIAWRPWAENVTLLWAGNYQPVPPRDRLDRSYKYPSVIPAADVINAAWRVLNGAAPEVEVNAQ, from the coding sequence GTGGAAAAGTTATTCAGAAATATCCTAGTCATTAAGATGCGTTTTCATGGCGATATGCTGTTGACAACCCCCGTTATCAGTACATTAAAACGTAACTATCCCGATGCTAAAATCGATGTGCTCCTTTACGAAGATACAAAGCCGATTTTATCTGAGAATCCGGAAATTAATGCGCTATATGGAATCAGTAAGAAAAATGCCACAACAAAAAAGAAAATCGCTAACTTCATTTTATTAATAAAAAAATTACGCCAAAACCAATATGATTTAGTGATCAACTTGACCGATCAGTGGCTGGTTGCATTATTGGTCCGTTTTTTGACCGCTGGCACAAAACTTTCCCCTGATTTCCCGCACCGTCAGAAACCTTTCTGGCAGAAGAGCTTTACACATCTTGTGCCAATTACTGGCAATCATATCGTCGAGCGTAACCTGTCGATTCTGAATCCGCTTGGGCTTAACACGATCAATCACGAAATGTCCATGCACTACGCTCCTTCCCATTGGAAAAATATCCATGAACAGCTAAAACAGCTCAACGTGAGTGAGCGCTATGTGGTTATTCAGCCAACCGCACGTCAGATTTTTAAATGCTGGGATAACGAGAAATTTTGCGAGGTTATTGATGCCTTACAGGAACAGGGTTATCCGGTTGTGCTGACCTCTGGACCAGGGAAGGAAGACCAAGAATGTATCCATGATATTGCTGAGGGATGCAAATTATCTCCCGTCACCGCGCTTGCGGGTAAAACGACGTTTCCTGAATTGGCGGCTCTCATTGATCATGCGGCATTGTTTATCGGTGTTGACTCCGCTCCTATGCATATTTCCGCTGCGGTGAAGACCCCTATCATTTGTTTGTTTGGCGCGACGGATCATATCGCGTGGCGACCATGGGCGGAAAATGTCACGCTGCTATGGGCTGGCAACTATCAGCCGGTACCGCCAAGAGATCGGCTGGACCGCAGTTATAAATATCCGTCAGTGATCCCTGCGGCGGATGTTATTAACGCCGCCTGGCGAGTGCTCAATGGCGCAGCACCCGAAGTCGAGGTAAATGCACAATGA
- the coaD gene encoding pantetheine-phosphate adenylyltransferase, which yields MQKRAIYPGTFDPITNGHIDIVTRATSMFDHVILAIAASPSKKPMFTLEERVELAQQATAHLDNVEVLGFSDLMANFARDKQANVLIRGLRAVADFEYEMQLAHMNRHLMPQLESVFLMPSKEWSFISSSLVKEVARHQGDVTHFLPANVHQALMVKLK from the coding sequence ATGCAAAAACGGGCAATTTATCCAGGAACCTTCGATCCCATTACTAACGGCCATATCGATATCGTGACGCGTGCAACAAGCATGTTCGATCACGTGATTCTGGCGATTGCCGCAAGTCCCAGTAAAAAACCGATGTTTACTCTGGAAGAGCGTGTTGAGCTGGCACAGCAGGCAACGGCGCATCTCGACAATGTCGAAGTACTGGGGTTTAGCGACTTAATGGCAAACTTCGCCCGCGATAAACAGGCAAATGTTCTGATTCGTGGGCTGCGTGCCGTGGCAGATTTTGAGTATGAAATGCAGTTGGCGCACATGAATCGCCACCTGATGCCGCAGCTGGAAAGCGTCTTTTTGATGCCTTCCAAAGAATGGTCATTTATCTCATCATCGCTGGTTAAAGAAGTCGCCCGCCATCAGGGGGACGTGACCCACTTTTTACCGGCGAACGTGCACCAGGCGTTAATGGTCAAGCTGAAGTAA
- a CDS encoding glycosyltransferase family 4 protein: MIVALCLYKYFPYGGLQRDFMRIAKTIAARGHHVRVYTRAWQGERPTEFECVDVPVTAHSNHGRDKQYQMWVQQHLTQHPADRVLGFNKMPGLDYYYAADVCYASKVAKEKGFLYRLTARYSHYAAFEQAVFKPGAKTKLLMLTTNQIFDFKKYYHTEDDRFQLLPPGIYPDRKYSSQAPGSRERYRKANGITPEQFLLLQVGSDFSRKGVGRSITAVAALPEAIRRQTQLFVVGQDKPRAFAAQAERMGVKENVHFFAGRDDVAHLMAAADVLLHPAKQEAAGIVLVEAIAAGLPVLVTEVCGYAPHVAAAGCGAVLCEPFEQHALDGDLHKVLTDSSLREEWARNARHYADTQDLYSLPEHVADIITGELHG, from the coding sequence ATGATTGTTGCCCTCTGTCTGTACAAATATTTCCCTTATGGTGGGTTACAGCGTGACTTTATGCGTATCGCTAAAACGATTGCGGCGCGCGGGCATCATGTCCGGGTCTATACACGAGCCTGGCAAGGGGAGCGCCCGACGGAATTTGAGTGCGTTGATGTCCCGGTTACCGCACATTCTAACCATGGACGAGATAAACAGTACCAGATGTGGGTTCAGCAGCATTTAACTCAGCACCCGGCAGACCGCGTCCTGGGCTTTAACAAAATGCCGGGGCTGGATTATTACTACGCAGCGGATGTGTGTTATGCGTCGAAGGTAGCGAAAGAAAAGGGATTCTTGTATCGCTTAACGGCACGATACAGTCACTACGCAGCCTTCGAGCAAGCGGTGTTTAAACCAGGAGCGAAGACAAAGCTGCTGATGTTAACGACAAATCAAATTTTCGATTTTAAAAAATATTACCATACGGAAGACGATCGCTTTCAGCTCCTTCCGCCCGGCATCTATCCCGATAGAAAATACAGTAGCCAGGCCCCCGGTAGCCGTGAACGCTATCGTAAAGCCAATGGCATCACCCCGGAGCAGTTCTTATTGCTGCAGGTTGGTTCTGATTTTTCACGTAAAGGGGTCGGCCGCTCAATTACTGCTGTTGCCGCACTGCCTGAGGCTATCCGTCGTCAAACCCAGCTCTTTGTTGTTGGTCAGGATAAACCGCGCGCATTCGCTGCGCAGGCAGAAAGAATGGGTGTGAAAGAGAACGTCCATTTCTTTGCTGGGCGTGATGATGTTGCTCATCTGATGGCGGCCGCGGACGTGTTATTACATCCGGCGAAGCAGGAAGCTGCGGGAATTGTACTGGTTGAAGCTATCGCGGCGGGTTTGCCTGTGCTCGTGACGGAGGTCTGCGGATACGCGCCTCACGTAGCGGCGGCAGGATGCGGTGCTGTATTGTGTGAACCTTTTGAGCAACATGCGCTTGATGGCGATTTGCATAAGGTTCTGACGGATAGTTCTCTTCGTGAAGAGTGGGCGCGAAATGCGCGGCATTATGCGGATACGCAGGATCTTTATAGTTTGCCAGAACATGTTGCGGATATTATTACAGGTGAATTGCATGGTTGA
- the rpmB gene encoding 50S ribosomal protein L28, which translates to MSRVCQVTGKRPVTGNNRSHALNATKRRFLPNLHSHRFWVESEKRFVTLRVSAKGMRVIDKKGIETVLSELRARGEKY; encoded by the coding sequence ATGTCCCGAGTCTGCCAAGTTACTGGCAAGCGTCCGGTGACCGGTAACAACCGTTCCCACGCACTGAACGCGACTAAACGCCGTTTCCTGCCTAACCTGCACTCTCACCGTTTTTGGGTTGAGAGCGAGAAGCGTTTTGTCACCCTGCGTGTATCTGCTAAAGGTATGCGTGTTATTGATAAGAAAGGCATCGAAACAGTTCTGTCTGAACTGCGTGCCCGTGGCGAAAAGTACTAA
- the rpmG gene encoding 50S ribosomal protein L33, whose product MAKGIREKIKLVSSAGTGHFYTTTKNKRTKPEKLELKKFDPVVRQHVLYKEAKIK is encoded by the coding sequence ATGGCTAAAGGTATTCGTGAGAAAATCAAGCTGGTTTCTTCTGCTGGTACTGGTCACTTCTACACCACCACGAAGAACAAGCGTACTAAGCCGGAAAAACTGGAACTGAAAAAATTCGATCCAGTTGTCCGTCAGCACGTTTTATACAAAGAAGCGAAAATCAAATAA
- a CDS encoding glycosyltransferase family 9 protein: protein MKVLIIRRDNIGDLILTTPLISTIAKDMNCKVDLLVNTYNQSIIENNPHVGKVFLYSKLHHRSKGTSSLKVLFQRLKTIIDLRRAKYDVAIIAKEHWDKRPLQWAKLAGAKRIIAIGNDCPDIITDAIPETQEQIHLVNLLDRLTGPLGCTSKPGPLELYVTPQELADIKAKIEFPQDNLPVYGLQISSRREEQQWQKEKFVELAHKLAGIQACHILLFWSPGKSDNKLHPGDDDKADFISAQCADLPIIPVRTNSVRELMAGMSLCDQIVTSDGGALHIAAGVHKPVVALFGNKAAWLWTPWGVPYEMLQGKDYDARNISVDDVFTRFISLQEQVRKNTSMDEA, encoded by the coding sequence ATGAAAGTTTTAATTATCCGTAGAGACAATATTGGCGACTTGATACTGACAACGCCGCTGATCTCGACTATTGCAAAAGACATGAATTGTAAAGTTGATTTGTTAGTTAACACCTATAATCAATCGATTATCGAGAATAATCCTCATGTTGGTAAAGTTTTCTTATACAGCAAGCTGCACCACCGTTCTAAAGGTACATCTAGCCTTAAGGTGTTGTTTCAGCGCCTGAAGACGATTATTGATCTGCGCCGTGCTAAATATGATGTTGCGATTATTGCCAAAGAGCATTGGGATAAGCGTCCTTTACAATGGGCAAAATTAGCGGGCGCCAAAAGAATTATTGCTATTGGTAATGACTGTCCTGACATTATCACCGATGCTATTCCTGAAACTCAGGAGCAGATTCATCTGGTCAATTTACTGGATAGGTTAACGGGACCGCTAGGCTGTACTTCTAAACCCGGCCCGCTGGAGCTGTATGTCACACCACAAGAACTGGCTGACATAAAAGCAAAGATAGAATTTCCCCAGGATAATTTGCCTGTTTATGGGTTGCAGATAAGCTCCCGCAGAGAAGAACAGCAATGGCAGAAAGAAAAGTTTGTTGAGCTTGCGCATAAACTTGCGGGCATACAGGCGTGCCATATCCTGTTATTCTGGTCTCCAGGGAAATCAGATAATAAATTACATCCTGGTGATGACGATAAGGCTGATTTTATCAGCGCGCAGTGTGCCGATCTGCCGATTATTCCAGTAAGAACGAACAGCGTTCGTGAGCTGATGGCCGGTATGTCATTATGCGATCAGATTGTGACCAGTGACGGCGGTGCCTTGCATATTGCTGCTGGGGTGCACAAACCAGTGGTGGCGCTGTTCGGCAACAAGGCTGCATGGCTATGGACTCCATGGGGTGTGCCGTACGAAATGCTGCAAGGAAAAGATTATGATGCTCGCAATATTAGCGTCGATGATGTATTCACGCGGTTTATAAGCCTGCAGGAGCAGGTGCGTAAAAATACGTCAATGGATGAAGCATAA
- a CDS encoding O-antigen ligase family protein has translation MNSSTQAKYPSKGISAYFLLFSFCVLCFVWPIQNSILPTNRNLFIYLSAALTLYFCVRKKYMSIELSRLAKYAIALIIIFLGFTLVNGLFVAADVGKMLRSWQGQYLRAGLLFFVGLFLYPICKYHFKNIKANKILSLVVLCLLGVIFIHLLQNIYFYIKTGTILWGETWIVPSRTEMSFQINMVTGILLAEIACRLFLGRKYLIFSNKLMAAFILLCFICSALAKTRWGTIGLIGSTISICVFIALKAISRKNLPKLCLATLVVAMVVGIVGYTSWHQDSRWKSLSMDMVAGWDLGMHSRCYNGFDGPLMQDSTGRIMNDSNSCRASFFRQGTELIAEYPFGAGPRKDAFLVLLQEKYHDPIIQQSNSHYGLIDVTLQNGVLGLINWLAFVMLMILIGWRAFSRDLIIPGLYLSLFTVSFLFRSGVDNMMRDHYLEQNLALSGLMLGLIFTSNKISRAKK, from the coding sequence ATGAATTCAAGCACACAGGCAAAATATCCATCTAAAGGCATTTCAGCTTATTTTTTGTTATTTTCTTTTTGTGTTTTATGTTTTGTCTGGCCTATCCAGAACTCAATTTTGCCAACCAATAGAAATCTCTTCATATACTTAAGTGCGGCATTAACGCTATACTTTTGTGTCCGTAAAAAGTATATGTCCATTGAGCTTAGCCGGCTGGCGAAATATGCCATCGCTTTAATTATTATTTTTCTGGGATTCACATTGGTCAATGGGCTATTCGTTGCAGCTGATGTGGGGAAAATGCTCCGTAGCTGGCAGGGACAATACTTGCGTGCGGGGCTATTATTCTTTGTTGGACTATTTTTGTATCCAATCTGTAAGTATCATTTTAAAAATATAAAGGCCAATAAGATATTGTCTTTAGTTGTTCTGTGTTTGCTAGGGGTGATATTTATTCACCTGCTGCAGAATATCTATTTTTATATCAAGACAGGTACGATACTCTGGGGGGAAACGTGGATCGTGCCATCTCGCACCGAGATGAGCTTCCAGATAAACATGGTTACGGGAATTTTACTGGCAGAAATTGCCTGTCGACTATTCCTGGGCCGTAAGTATCTCATCTTCAGCAACAAACTGATGGCTGCCTTTATTTTGCTGTGCTTCATCTGTTCAGCATTAGCGAAGACCCGCTGGGGCACTATTGGTCTGATTGGCAGTACGATTTCTATCTGCGTATTTATTGCCTTAAAAGCGATTAGCCGGAAGAACTTGCCGAAGCTTTGCCTGGCCACGCTGGTTGTTGCGATGGTAGTAGGCATTGTAGGCTACACTTCATGGCATCAGGACTCCCGCTGGAAAAGCCTAAGCATGGATATGGTCGCTGGCTGGGATCTGGGTATGCACAGTCGTTGCTATAACGGTTTTGATGGCCCGTTAATGCAGGACAGCACTGGTCGCATAATGAATGATTCGAATAGCTGCCGGGCGTCGTTCTTCCGTCAGGGGACCGAACTGATCGCTGAATATCCGTTTGGTGCGGGTCCGCGAAAAGATGCATTCTTAGTGCTGCTGCAGGAAAAATATCACGACCCTATTATTCAGCAATCTAACAGCCATTACGGGTTGATTGATGTCACGCTTCAGAACGGTGTCCTTGGGCTTATCAACTGGCTGGCATTTGTCATGTTGATGATCCTTATTGGCTGGCGTGCATTCTCTCGAGATTTAATTATTCCGGGTCTGTACTTGTCTCTTTTCACGGTGAGCTTCTTGTTCCGTAGCGGTGTAGATAACATGATGCGCGATCACTACCTTGAGCAAAACCTTGCGTTATCAGGTTTAATGCTAGGGCTGATCTTTACGAGTAATAAAATATCACGGGCTAAAAAATGA
- the mutM gene encoding bifunctional DNA-formamidopyrimidine glycosylase/DNA-(apurinic or apyrimidinic site) lyase, with protein MPELPEVETSRRGIEPHLVGATILHAIVRNGRLRWPVSEEIYRLSDKPVLSVQRRAKYLLLELADGWIIIHLGMSGSLRILPEERPAEKHDHVDLVMSNGKVLRYTDPRRFGAWLWTKELAGHNVLAHLGPEPLSDDFNASYLQQKCAKKKTAIKPWLMDNKLVVGVGNIYASESLFAAGIHPDRLASSLSVSECELLVRVIKAVLLRSIEQGGTTLKDFLQSDGKPGYFAQELQVYGREGEPCRACGAPIVATKHAQRTTFYCRRCQK; from the coding sequence ATGCCTGAATTACCTGAAGTCGAAACCAGTCGCCGTGGTATTGAGCCGCATCTCGTTGGGGCAACGATTCTGCACGCCATTGTGCGTAATGGGCGTCTGCGTTGGCCGGTATCAGAAGAAATCTATCGTCTTAGTGATAAGCCTGTGCTTAGCGTACAACGTCGTGCGAAGTATCTGCTTTTAGAGCTAGCGGATGGCTGGATTATCATTCATCTGGGCATGTCAGGCAGTTTACGTATTCTTCCTGAAGAACGCCCGGCAGAAAAACACGACCATGTGGATTTGGTGATGAGCAATGGCAAAGTCCTACGCTATACCGATCCCCGGCGGTTTGGGGCGTGGCTATGGACCAAAGAACTGGCGGGACACAATGTTCTCGCGCATCTTGGCCCGGAGCCGCTGAGCGATGATTTCAACGCCAGTTATCTCCAGCAGAAATGCGCGAAGAAGAAAACGGCGATTAAACCCTGGCTGATGGACAACAAGTTAGTGGTGGGGGTTGGCAACATCTATGCCAGCGAGTCGCTGTTTGCGGCTGGTATCCATCCTGACCGCCTGGCATCGTCGCTGTCGGTATCTGAGTGTGAGCTGTTGGTGCGCGTTATCAAGGCGGTTTTGCTTCGCTCTATCGAGCAAGGGGGAACGACGCTGAAGGATTTTCTGCAAAGTGACGGCAAGCCGGGCTATTTTGCCCAGGAGTTGCAAGTCTATGGGCGTGAAGGTGAGCCTTGCCGTGCATGTGGCGCGCCGATCGTTGCGACAAAACATGCACAGCGAACGACATTCTACTGCCGTCGCTGCCAGAAATAG
- a CDS encoding glycosyltransferase family 9 protein, giving the protein MIRALKKRIQLLLVNLFLMMYTRKKDFSFSQQEFENQDKSQLKNILIYSSTALGDFMMNSPAIHALRQTYPSAAITLICHKKMYDFLKGGSDWDDLISWDNKLTTLPVLVKEIKKRGTPDLTVILHSHTPYDFLSAIIAGTKYVFVDNDKQDIPLVSKWATNRISKFVGHTIQRKLELIMPLLNEKPDNSMHLPFPVERTVSEEDSKLRWIGFQMGASSFKKCWPVERFVTFANQLFDHDDVRVVLIGAPNEVPLQDEFLQKLDSRFHDRVKPLIGKTTLKGLIQEVKNMDLLVTSDTGPMHLAVAMRVPTVSMYVITSPYLYGPYQDPQLHKVVYKAYTTLDEIKYRSALEKVSCEEIMVYVKPFLR; this is encoded by the coding sequence ATGATTAGAGCATTGAAAAAAAGAATTCAGCTATTACTGGTTAATCTTTTTTTAATGATGTATACCCGTAAGAAAGATTTTTCTTTTAGTCAGCAAGAATTTGAAAATCAGGATAAAAGTCAGCTGAAGAATATTCTGATTTATTCTTCAACGGCGCTGGGTGATTTCATGATGAACTCTCCAGCAATTCATGCGCTCCGCCAGACATATCCTTCTGCGGCAATCACCTTGATATGCCACAAAAAGATGTATGACTTCCTCAAAGGGGGAAGTGACTGGGACGATCTTATCTCATGGGATAATAAACTCACTACCCTCCCTGTATTAGTTAAAGAGATCAAAAAACGTGGAACGCCAGATCTGACTGTAATTCTTCACTCACATACACCTTACGATTTCCTTAGCGCCATCATTGCGGGCACAAAGTATGTCTTTGTAGATAACGATAAGCAGGACATCCCACTCGTGAGTAAATGGGCGACCAACAGAATCAGTAAGTTTGTTGGGCATACTATTCAGCGAAAGCTGGAGCTCATTATGCCTTTGCTGAATGAAAAACCTGACAACAGTATGCACCTGCCGTTTCCTGTCGAACGTACGGTGAGCGAGGAAGATTCAAAGCTGCGCTGGATTGGTTTTCAGATGGGGGCATCGTCCTTTAAGAAATGCTGGCCTGTTGAGCGATTTGTCACTTTCGCAAACCAGCTTTTTGACCATGATGATGTGCGTGTCGTCCTAATTGGCGCGCCGAATGAGGTGCCTCTGCAGGACGAATTTTTGCAAAAGCTGGATAGCCGCTTTCATGACCGCGTAAAACCGCTTATCGGTAAAACGACGCTAAAGGGGCTGATTCAGGAAGTGAAGAATATGGATCTGCTGGTAACATCGGATACGGGCCCTATGCACCTTGCTGTGGCAATGCGGGTACCGACAGTGAGTATGTATGTGATCACCTCACCCTATCTCTATGGCCCCTATCAGGACCCTCAATTGCACAAGGTGGTTTACAAAGCCTATACGACGCTGGATGAAATTAAGTACCGTTCAGCGCTCGAGAAGGTGAGTTGTGAAGAGATTATGGTGTATGTAAAACCATTCTTGCGGTAA
- the rfaP gene encoding lipopolysaccharide core heptose(I) kinase RfaP: MVELNEPFATLWKGKDPFIEVRKLQGEVFRELETRRTLRFSVADKSYFLKWHRGTTYKEVIKNLLSLRMPVLGADREWNAIHRLASLGVDTMHGVAFGETGWNPVKKTSFIITEDLTPTISLEDYCANWRVKPPLPHVKRMLIQRVANMVRAMHLGGVNHRDCYICHFLLHLPFDDRNEDELKISVIDLHRAQIRNKVPLRWRNKDLTGLFFSSYNIGLTNRDYYRFLKIYFNCSLKDVVKNENTFIEQVEGKAKLIRERTIRKSL, from the coding sequence ATGGTTGAGTTAAATGAACCCTTTGCCACATTGTGGAAGGGAAAAGACCCATTCATCGAGGTTAGAAAGCTTCAGGGTGAGGTCTTCCGGGAACTAGAAACCCGTCGCACACTTCGTTTTAGCGTTGCTGATAAGAGCTATTTTTTGAAGTGGCACCGAGGTACCACTTATAAAGAAGTTATTAAAAACCTACTGTCACTGCGCATGCCGGTACTGGGCGCCGACCGTGAGTGGAATGCTATACACCGTTTAGCCTCTTTGGGCGTTGATACGATGCATGGCGTTGCATTTGGCGAAACAGGTTGGAACCCGGTAAAGAAAACCTCCTTTATCATTACCGAAGATTTAACGCCAACTATTAGCCTGGAAGATTATTGTGCGAACTGGCGTGTTAAGCCCCCGCTGCCACACGTAAAAAGAATGCTGATTCAACGAGTAGCCAATATGGTTCGTGCGATGCATCTTGGTGGTGTTAACCATCGTGATTGTTATATTTGTCATTTCTTACTTCATCTTCCATTTGATGATAGAAATGAAGATGAACTGAAAATTTCGGTGATCGACCTGCATCGGGCACAAATTAGAAATAAAGTTCCTTTACGCTGGCGTAATAAAGATCTTACCGGGCTTTTTTTCTCATCTTATAATATTGGATTAACAAACCGTGATTACTACCGATTTTTGAAGATATATTTTAATTGTAGTCTGAAGGACGTTGTTAAGAACGAAAATACGTTCATTGAACAGGTTGAAGGAAAAGCCAAACTTATTCGCGAAAGAACAATTCGCAAATCATTGTAG
- the rfaC gene encoding lipopolysaccharide heptosyltransferase RfaC → MRVLIVKTSSMGDVLHTLPALTDAQRAIPGIQFDWVVEEGFAQIPSWHSAVDRVIPVAIRRWRKAWFSAPIKAERKAFRDAVRLQQYDAIIDAQGLVKSAALVTRLGRGVKHGMDWSTAREPLASLFYNRKHHIARQQHAVERTRELFAKSLGYTKPQSQGDYAIAQHFVKQQTSNSQPYAVFLHATTRDDKHWTEAHWRDLIALIPKTGIRIKLPWGAAHEEERARRIAEGFDNVDVLPRMSLEEIARILAGAEFVVSVDTGLSHLTAALDRPNVTLYGPTDPGLIGGYGKNQLMCIAPEGKLSLLTAPQVLAHLPSDV, encoded by the coding sequence ATGCGGGTTCTGATCGTTAAAACATCGTCGATGGGCGATGTACTGCATACATTGCCTGCGCTAACCGATGCGCAGCGGGCAATTCCAGGTATTCAGTTTGACTGGGTGGTTGAAGAAGGGTTCGCGCAAATCCCATCCTGGCATTCAGCCGTTGACCGGGTAATCCCCGTGGCGATTCGCCGCTGGCGTAAAGCCTGGTTTTCAGCACCGATTAAAGCCGAGCGTAAAGCGTTTCGCGATGCGGTGCGTTTACAGCAGTATGACGCGATAATCGATGCCCAAGGTCTGGTTAAAAGTGCCGCTCTGGTGACGCGTCTGGGGCGCGGCGTCAAGCACGGCATGGACTGGAGCACGGCCCGAGAACCGCTGGCAAGCCTGTTTTATAACCGTAAGCATCATATTGCCAGGCAGCAGCATGCCGTTGAACGTACGCGGGAACTGTTTGCGAAAAGTCTGGGGTATACTAAACCGCAGTCGCAGGGCGATTATGCTATCGCGCAGCATTTTGTAAAACAGCAGACGTCTAATTCGCAGCCCTACGCCGTATTTTTACATGCTACCACACGAGATGATAAGCATTGGACAGAAGCGCACTGGCGGGACCTTATTGCGCTGATACCGAAGACAGGGATTCGCATCAAGCTTCCCTGGGGAGCAGCGCATGAAGAGGAAAGAGCAAGAAGAATTGCGGAAGGATTTGATAATGTCGATGTATTGCCGCGGATGAGTCTTGAGGAAATTGCACGTATCCTGGCTGGTGCTGAATTTGTGGTTTCGGTTGATACAGGTCTTAGTCACCTGACCGCCGCACTCGATCGCCCGAACGTTACACTGTATGGCCCCACTGACCCGGGGCTCATTGGTGGCTACGGTAAGAACCAATTAATGTGCATTGCTCCAGAAGGGAAACTGTCGTTACTCACCGCTCCGCAAGTACTAGCACACCTGCCGTCCGACGTATAG
- the waaA gene encoding lipid IV(A) 3-deoxy-D-manno-octulosonic acid transferase has translation MLELLYTTLLYLIQPLIWIRLWVRGRKAPAYRKRWGERYGFYRRPLKPGGIMLHSVSVGETLAAIPLVRALRHRYPDLPITVTTMTPTGSERVQSAFGTDVQHVYLPYDLPDALNRFLNKVDPKLVLIMETELWPNLIAALHKRHIPLVIANARLSARSAAGYAKLGKFVGRLLRRITLIAAQNEEDGARFITLGAKSNQVTVTGSLKFDISVTPQLAAKAITLRRQWAPHRPVWIATSTHDGEESIIVAAHQALLNQFPNLLLILVPRHPERFPDAINLVRQAGLSYTTRSSGEVPSSGTQVVIGDTMGELMLLYGIADLAFVGGSLVERGGHNPLEAAAHAIPVLMGPHTFNFKDICARLEQASGLITVTDTTTLVKEISSLLTDADYRNFYGRHAVEVLYQNQGALQRLLQLLEPYLPPKTH, from the coding sequence ATGCTTGAGTTGCTTTACACCACATTGCTCTACCTTATTCAGCCCTTGATCTGGATACGGCTTTGGGTGCGCGGTCGTAAGGCTCCGGCCTACCGTAAACGCTGGGGTGAACGCTACGGGTTTTATCGTCGTCCGCTAAAGCCAGGCGGCATCATGCTGCATTCTGTGTCCGTGGGCGAAACACTGGCGGCGATCCCATTAGTCCGCGCCCTGCGACATCGTTACCCGGACCTGCCGATCACGGTTACCACTATGACACCAACCGGCTCAGAGCGCGTCCAGTCTGCATTTGGTACTGACGTTCAACACGTCTATTTACCTTACGATTTACCCGATGCACTCAACCGTTTCCTGAACAAAGTTGACCCCAAACTGGTGTTAATCATGGAAACCGAGTTGTGGCCAAATCTGATCGCGGCACTCCACAAACGTCATATTCCTCTGGTCATTGCTAACGCCCGACTTTCCGCCCGTTCGGCCGCAGGCTACGCGAAACTGGGTAAATTTGTTGGCAGATTACTACGTCGTATTACGTTGATTGCCGCACAAAATGAAGAAGATGGTGCACGCTTTATTACGCTTGGTGCAAAGAGCAATCAGGTGACCGTCACCGGCAGTCTAAAATTTGATATTTCCGTCACCCCGCAGTTGGCCGCTAAAGCGATCACGTTACGTCGCCAGTGGGCACCACATCGCCCGGTATGGATTGCTACCAGCACACACGATGGTGAAGAAAGCATTATCGTCGCCGCGCATCAGGCATTATTAAATCAGTTCCCGAATCTGTTACTGATTCTGGTTCCACGACATCCGGAACGTTTTCCGGATGCCATTAACCTCGTACGCCAGGCTGGGCTAAGCTATACCACACGGTCCTCGGGAGAAGTCCCGTCTTCAGGTACTCAGGTGGTTATTGGCGATACGATGGGCGAACTGATGCTGCTGTACGGCATTGCCGACCTGGCGTTCGTCGGCGGCTCACTGGTTGAACGTGGGGGTCATAACCCATTAGAAGCTGCAGCGCATGCGATTCCCGTACTGATGGGACCACATACCTTTAATTTTAAAGATATTTGCGCCCGACTTGAGCAGGCAAGTGGATTGATCACCGTCACCGATACCACCACGTTGGTGAAAGAGATCTCGTCGTTGCTGACCGATGCAGATTATCGTAATTTCTATGGTCGTCATGCAGTTGAAGTTCTGTATCAAAACCAGGGCGCGCTACAGCGTCTGCTGCAGCTGCTGGAACCTTACCTGCCACCCAAAACGCACTGA